The Lycium barbarum isolate Lr01 chromosome 12, ASM1917538v2, whole genome shotgun sequence genome includes a region encoding these proteins:
- the LOC132623437 gene encoding dehydrin Xero 1-like: protein MSHYENQYSAGQAMQTDEYGNPIRQTDEYGNPVHHTGGTMGEYGTTGTGAYGTQAGHTTGGKPEHGTLGGMLHRSGSSSSSSSSEDDGHGGRRKKKGIKDKVKEKLPGGHRDDQAHSTGTTTTTGYGVEGQHHPHEKKGIMDKIKEKLPGHH from the exons ATGTCGCACTACGAGAACCAATATAGTGCAGGGCAGGCTATGCAGACGGACGAATACGGTAATCCCATCCGCCAAACTGACGAATATGGAAACCCAGTCCATCATACTGGAGGGACCATGGGAGAATATGGAACCACCGGAACAGGTGCCTATGGAACTCAGGCTGGCCACACCACTGGTGGGAAGCCTGAGCATGGTACTCTCGGTGGCATGCTTCACCGTTCCGGCAGCTCTAGCTCCAGCAGCTCT TCTGAGGATGATGGACACGGTGGGAGAAGGAAGAAGAAAGGGATAAAGGATAAGGTTAAGGAGAAATTGCCAGGAGGTCACAGGGACGACCAAGCTCATTCAACTGGAACAACTACGACTACTGGCTATGGTGTGGAAGGGCAGCATCACCCTCATGAGAAGAAGGGAATTATGGACAAGATTAAGGAGAAACTTCCCGGCCACCACTAG